The following coding sequences are from one Candidatus Brocadiaceae bacterium window:
- a CDS encoding YeeE/YedE family protein, with translation MDWLTVSQWSPYAVGAGIGLLSCLTFLLSDKALGCSTAFARTSGMIEKLFRGEKAAGRPYYRKFTPEIDWEWMLVLGIILGAFLSARLSGEFELEWVPERWSSAFGAGTLVRVAVAFAGGVFLGLGSRWAGGCTSGHGISGSLQLAVSGWLAVICFFAGGVATAMVLYHVVAA, from the coding sequence ATGGACTGGCTGACGGTGTCGCAGTGGTCGCCGTATGCGGTGGGCGCCGGGATCGGGCTGCTGAGTTGCCTGACGTTCCTGCTCTCGGACAAGGCGCTGGGCTGCTCGACGGCGTTCGCGCGCACGAGCGGCATGATCGAGAAGCTGTTCCGGGGCGAGAAGGCGGCCGGCCGGCCCTACTACCGCAAGTTCACGCCCGAGATCGACTGGGAATGGATGCTCGTCCTGGGCATCATTCTGGGCGCTTTCCTGTCGGCCCGGCTCTCGGGCGAGTTCGAGCTGGAGTGGGTGCCTGAGCGCTGGAGTTCCGCCTTCGGCGCGGGCACACTGGTGCGGGTCGCCGTCGCCTTCGCCGGCGGCGTCTTTTTGGGGCTCGGCTCGCGCTGGGCCGGCGGTTGCACCAGCGGGCACGGGATCAGCGGCTCGCTGCAGTTGGCGGTGAGCGGCTGGCTGGCCGTCATCTGCTTCTTCGCGGGCGGCGTGGCCACGGCGATGGTCCTGTACCACGTCGTGGCCGCCTGA
- a CDS encoding 4Fe-4S binding protein, which translates to MTRVFWFSGTGNSLRAARVVAGAFPDSELVPIAAVEGEAVHVRPADRIGLVFPVYAWGVPPIVERFIERLPAVEDAYAFAVLTYGGDPGRAPGMTQGLLRRRGLRLAASFGVRMPDNYPPLGGAPPPEKQEPVLRAAEERLAVIARELRAAPRGAVRNGKAFWRLAGRVAYPVFRRTAARGDRAFGADEKCNGCGVCARICPVGNIEMVAGRPHWLGHCEQCYACFHWCPQQAVQYRGRTERQVRYHHPDCAVSDMAVRPPRRPPQGDQQGEAS; encoded by the coding sequence ATGACACGGGTATTCTGGTTCTCGGGCACGGGGAATTCGCTGCGTGCCGCGCGCGTCGTCGCCGGCGCGTTTCCGGACTCCGAACTCGTCCCCATCGCCGCCGTCGAGGGCGAGGCCGTGCACGTGCGGCCGGCCGACCGGATCGGGCTCGTCTTCCCCGTCTATGCCTGGGGCGTGCCGCCGATCGTCGAGCGCTTCATCGAGCGGCTGCCGGCCGTCGAGGACGCCTACGCATTCGCCGTGCTCACCTACGGAGGCGACCCCGGCCGGGCGCCCGGGATGACGCAGGGACTGCTGCGCCGGCGCGGGCTGCGGCTGGCGGCGTCGTTCGGCGTGCGCATGCCCGACAACTACCCGCCCCTGGGCGGGGCGCCGCCGCCGGAGAAGCAGGAGCCCGTGCTGCGGGCGGCCGAGGAGCGCCTGGCCGTCATCGCCCGCGAGTTGAGGGCGGCCCCGCGTGGGGCGGTCCGGAACGGCAAGGCGTTCTGGCGTCTGGCGGGCCGGGTGGCCTACCCGGTGTTCCGCCGCACGGCGGCGCGCGGCGATCGGGCGTTCGGCGCCGATGAGAAGTGCAACGGCTGCGGCGTTTGTGCGCGCATTTGCCCGGTCGGCAACATCGAGATGGTCGCCGGCCGTCCGCACTGGCTGGGGCATTGCGAGCAGTGCTACGCCTGCTTCCACTGGTGCCCGCAGCAGGCGGTGCAGTACCGGGGGCGGACCGAACGCCAGGTGCGCTACCACCACCCCGACTGCGCCGTGTCGGACATGGCCGTGCGGCCGCCCAGGCGGCCGCCGCAAGGCGATCAGCAGGGCGAGGCGTCCTGA
- a CDS encoding MBL fold metallo-hydrolase codes for MLVQQFFINGIAHSSYLLGGSDTCAIVDPSRDVDVYIEAAKALGMEITHILETHLHADFISGHMDLAEQTGARIYAPKSGQCRFDHVALEEGDEFEIEDLKLSVLDTGGHTPEHISYVVRDRARGEEPVGVFCGDTLFVGDVGRPDLFPGKARELASRLFDNLHGKLLKLPDFCEVYPAHGAGSLCGRAMGAKRTSTIGYERKYNAALQIRDKEEFITSLTTGMPDAPDHFARCSAMNAAGPALLRALPKLEPLDPGDFARHARRAGVQVLDIRRYDAFGGQHVPGAWHIDLGGNFATFAGWVLPVDAEILLVSDTEQRARDAVVWLRRVGLDKVTGYLNGGMFAWARAGLPTEHVAQLSAHELHEMACSTEPMTLVDVRSPAEFEALHIEGAVNIPAPDLRTRHSELPKDAPIALTCSTGHRSSLAASILLRNGHKGLRNVAGGMSGYNAAGYAGECPMCVVPHGPHFTGR; via the coding sequence ATGCTGGTTCAGCAGTTCTTCATCAACGGCATCGCGCATAGCTCGTACCTGCTGGGCGGGAGCGACACGTGCGCCATCGTGGACCCGAGCCGCGACGTGGACGTCTACATCGAGGCGGCGAAGGCTCTGGGCATGGAGATCACGCACATCCTGGAGACGCATCTCCACGCGGACTTCATCTCCGGCCACATGGACCTGGCGGAACAGACGGGCGCGCGCATCTACGCGCCGAAGTCGGGCCAGTGCCGGTTCGATCACGTGGCCCTGGAAGAGGGCGATGAGTTCGAGATCGAGGACCTCAAGCTGTCCGTCCTGGACACGGGCGGGCACACGCCGGAGCACATCTCCTACGTGGTGCGCGACCGGGCGCGCGGCGAGGAACCCGTCGGCGTCTTCTGCGGCGACACGCTCTTCGTCGGCGACGTCGGCCGCCCCGACCTGTTCCCAGGCAAGGCGCGGGAACTGGCCTCCCGCCTGTTCGACAACCTGCACGGCAAGCTGCTGAAGCTGCCCGACTTCTGCGAGGTCTACCCCGCCCACGGGGCCGGCTCGCTGTGCGGTCGCGCCATGGGCGCCAAGCGCACCAGCACCATCGGCTACGAACGCAAGTACAACGCCGCCCTGCAGATACGGGACAAGGAGGAGTTCATCACCTCCCTGACGACGGGCATGCCGGACGCGCCCGACCACTTCGCCCGCTGCAGCGCCATGAACGCCGCCGGACCCGCCCTCCTGCGCGCCCTGCCGAAGCTCGAACCGCTGGACCCCGGCGACTTCGCCCGGCACGCCCGGCGCGCCGGCGTGCAGGTGCTCGACATCCGCCGATACGACGCCTTCGGCGGCCAGCACGTCCCGGGCGCCTGGCACATCGACCTGGGCGGCAACTTCGCCACGTTCGCCGGGTGGGTGCTCCCCGTGGACGCCGAGATCCTGCTGGTCAGCGACACCGAGCAGAGGGCCCGCGACGCCGTCGTCTGGCTCCGCCGCGTCGGTCTGGACAAGGTAACGGGCTACCTCAACGGCGGCATGTTCGCATGGGCACGGGCCGGGCTGCCGACCGAGCACGTCGCCCAGCTCTCCGCGCACGAGCTTCACGAGATGGCCTGTTCGACCGAGCCGATGACCCTGGTGGACGTGCGCTCGCCGGCCGAGTTCGAGGCGCTGCACATCGAGGGCGCGGTGAACATCCCCGCGCCGGACCTGCGCACCCGGCACAGCGAACTCCCCAAGGACGCCCCCATCGCCCTCACCTGCAGCACGGGCCACCGCTCGAGCCTGGCCGCCAGCATCCTGCTGCGGAACGGCCACAAGGGCCTGCGGAACGTCGCCGGGGGCATGTCGGGATACAACGCGGCCGGCTACGCCGGCGAATGCCCCATGTGCGTGGTGCCGCACGGGCCGCACTTCACGGGGCGTTAG
- a CDS encoding YeeE/YedE family protein, with protein sequence MLMILHRLKRVQLVLGLLAGIAFGFLLQKGGVTRYDVIVGQLLFEDFTVLKVMLSAVIVGMVGVHLLRSLGLAELHPKPGSLGATAVGGLLFGLGFGLLGYCPGTVAGAVGNGHLDALVGGVTGMLVGTGLFAVLYPRLQDGILKKGDFGELTIPQFLKVNAWAVVLPAVGILVALLALIERTGG encoded by the coding sequence ATGCTGATGATCCTCCATAGACTGAAACGCGTCCAGCTCGTCCTCGGGCTCCTGGCCGGCATCGCCTTCGGCTTCCTTCTCCAGAAGGGCGGCGTCACCCGCTACGACGTCATCGTCGGCCAGCTCCTCTTCGAGGACTTCACCGTTCTGAAGGTCATGCTCTCGGCGGTCATCGTGGGCATGGTCGGTGTGCACCTGCTCCGGAGCCTGGGGCTCGCAGAGCTGCACCCCAAGCCGGGATCGCTCGGGGCCACCGCCGTGGGCGGGCTCCTGTTCGGCCTCGGGTTCGGCCTGCTGGGCTACTGCCCGGGCACGGTGGCGGGGGCGGTCGGCAACGGCCACCTCGACGCGCTCGTCGGCGGGGTGACCGGCATGCTCGTGGGGACCGGCCTGTTCGCCGTGCTCTACCCGAGGCTCCAGGACGGCATCCTGAAGAAGGGCGACTTCGGCGAGCTGACGATCCCGCAGTTCCTGAAGGTCAACGCCTGGGCCGTCGTCCTGCCGGCCGTGGGCATCCTGGTGGCCTTGCTGGCGCTCATCGAACGAACGGGCGGATAG
- a CDS encoding HEAT repeat domain-containing protein, whose product MCRRVRRWGLALAVTAALSVVFSTAALAQEAEGSDVVQTFQKGVTLYKTGEFTAAREAFEDVLARQPGMQAALRMRDAADLAELAEMVGNEEVGPQVRELLMLLRRAGEERKRTVENVEEILADFQSPEAVAYRRGAVMLTGHGPHAVPHVVGLLALEKPEDQRTVARAVSLLSNLHRDACLPLVRALRNADDSLLRVRVAGVLAQIGDERAIPALLATAGDAAAPADLREAARQAVATIAEETQDPGTPAEAYALLADAYTCERTGLVGYTYGLTADIWQWNPEGEDLPGRIVCEEVPNYLYYQRMATETALEGLAAAPDDAGLQALLAASLSRQTALCDYFASGDVDLTGAPTDEATRQDAAERLAEFQAEVPVALRMLKAPVLAEALKKTIAANDGAAALLLVRTLGDKLAASGPASLCPAGAEALSAALASGDKDVRYNATVVVVAASPDAEQVEPGDVIDVMGAALQAAAERTALVAMDNFQLRNKLATVLRGEGLATSEAGAMVPQIQAVLALEPAVDVVFLSANVDAGRFASLLQTLRADVRTKGAPLYVVCDPGADSADLTKVEGLAGILSPDDLRQAKLAPIADQVKAESRSAFTEEEATLVLRAAKALAGVDPLNTAYPLLEAQPALVMALAGYGDEVTAAGICALSRFGDAGCLDGLAAVVAGQGALELKVAAARALAAVLSRSEEAAPADIVDVLMGALQSDEQCLREAAAEALGQAGLPADTLLSVLRTQGLGLAE is encoded by the coding sequence ATGTGCAGACGCGTTAGGCGGTGGGGATTGGCATTGGCGGTGACTGCTGCCCTTTCGGTGGTCTTCTCGACGGCGGCCCTGGCGCAAGAGGCTGAGGGCTCGGACGTCGTCCAGACGTTCCAGAAGGGCGTGACCCTGTACAAGACGGGCGAATTCACGGCCGCCAGGGAGGCATTCGAGGACGTGCTGGCCCGCCAGCCGGGGATGCAGGCCGCCCTCCGGATGCGCGACGCGGCCGACCTGGCCGAACTGGCCGAGATGGTCGGCAACGAAGAGGTCGGCCCGCAGGTCCGGGAGCTGCTCATGCTCCTGCGGCGCGCCGGGGAGGAGAGAAAGCGCACGGTCGAGAACGTCGAGGAGATCCTCGCCGACTTCCAGTCTCCGGAGGCCGTCGCCTACCGGCGCGGCGCCGTGATGCTGACCGGCCACGGCCCCCACGCCGTGCCGCACGTCGTGGGGCTCCTCGCGCTGGAGAAGCCCGAGGACCAGAGGACCGTCGCTCGGGCCGTCAGCCTGCTCTCCAACCTCCATCGCGACGCCTGCCTGCCGCTCGTGCGCGCTCTGCGCAATGCGGACGACTCCCTGCTGAGGGTGCGTGTGGCCGGCGTGCTGGCGCAGATCGGCGACGAGCGCGCCATCCCGGCGCTGCTGGCGACCGCCGGCGACGCCGCCGCTCCGGCGGACCTGCGGGAGGCCGCCCGGCAGGCCGTCGCGACGATTGCGGAGGAGACGCAGGACCCGGGAACCCCGGCCGAGGCATACGCACTGCTGGCCGATGCATACACCTGCGAGCGGACGGGCCTGGTCGGCTACACCTATGGTCTGACGGCCGACATCTGGCAGTGGAATCCGGAGGGCGAGGACCTGCCCGGCCGGATCGTCTGCGAAGAGGTTCCCAACTACCTGTACTACCAGCGTATGGCCACCGAGACCGCCCTCGAAGGGCTGGCCGCGGCACCGGACGACGCCGGACTCCAGGCGCTTCTGGCCGCCTCCCTGAGCCGGCAGACGGCCCTGTGCGATTACTTCGCCTCCGGTGACGTGGACCTGACGGGCGCCCCGACCGACGAGGCCACCCGGCAGGATGCCGCCGAGCGCCTGGCCGAGTTCCAGGCCGAGGTCCCCGTGGCCCTGCGCATGCTCAAAGCGCCCGTGCTGGCCGAGGCCCTGAAGAAGACGATCGCCGCCAACGACGGCGCGGCCGCCCTGCTGCTGGTCAGGACGCTGGGCGACAAGCTGGCCGCGTCCGGCCCGGCCTCGCTCTGCCCGGCCGGCGCCGAGGCGCTCAGCGCCGCACTGGCCTCCGGCGACAAGGACGTGCGCTACAACGCCACCGTTGTGGTCGTGGCGGCCAGCCCCGACGCGGAGCAGGTGGAGCCCGGCGACGTGATCGACGTCATGGGCGCCGCCCTGCAGGCCGCCGCAGAGCGTACTGCGCTGGTGGCCATGGACAACTTCCAGCTTCGCAACAAGCTCGCAACCGTTCTGCGCGGCGAGGGCCTGGCCACGAGCGAGGCGGGAGCCATGGTGCCGCAGATCCAGGCCGTGCTCGCGCTGGAGCCCGCCGTGGACGTGGTGTTCCTGAGCGCCAACGTGGACGCCGGGAGGTTCGCGAGTCTGCTGCAGACGCTCCGGGCGGACGTCCGCACCAAGGGTGCGCCGCTGTATGTCGTGTGCGACCCGGGCGCGGACTCGGCGGACCTCACCAAGGTCGAGGGACTGGCCGGCATCCTGTCGCCGGACGACCTGCGCCAGGCGAAGCTGGCGCCGATCGCCGACCAGGTCAAGGCCGAGAGCCGTTCGGCCTTCACCGAGGAGGAAGCGACGCTCGTGCTGAGGGCGGCCAAGGCCCTGGCCGGCGTCGACCCGCTCAACACGGCCTACCCGCTGCTGGAAGCCCAGCCGGCGCTGGTCATGGCGCTGGCCGGCTACGGCGACGAGGTGACGGCGGCGGGCATCTGCGCGCTGTCGCGCTTCGGCGACGCGGGCTGCCTGGACGGGCTGGCCGCCGTTGTGGCGGGCCAGGGAGCGCTGGAACTGAAGGTCGCCGCCGCCCGCGCACTGGCGGCCGTGCTGAGCCGTTCGGAAGAGGCGGCCCCGGCCGACATTGTGGACGTGCTCATGGGCGCGCTGCAGTCCGACGAACAGTGCCTGCGTGAGGCGGCTGCCGAAGCGCTCGGTCAGGCCGGCCTGCCGGCGGACACGCTGCTGTCCGTGCTCCGCACGCAAGGGCTCGGACTGGCCGAGTAG
- a CDS encoding prolyl oligopeptidase family serine peptidase, protein MESTAPAGRADHDMMHRYLLSLVDRAAERWQAEYEARTEPEQIAAYQADARRRLLEVLGGLPERTPLNARTTGTIRREGYTVEKVILESQPGFGVTGLLFLPDPNRFPPPYPGVVEPVGHTGNGKAHGEYQSMGALLALNGMVALVYDAIDESERVQYRGERGDYDFDMWGSHLHGTYGHQMVGIGSILLGRNTARLEIWDTMRCIDYLQSRPEVNPDRIGCTGNSGGGIVTAYVVALDDRVGAAAPSCYGNALPTLLKTLGPQDAEHHTYASLADAPQATDLLMMRAPVPILLCAGTKDFFHVDGSWWSFRCAKRLYTRLGFAERMDILENDAPHNYNRTQREGIARWMARWLQGEDRVIREPELALLTDDEARCTPTGQVMDLPGARSAYDLNDEYERELAARRVQAWAGPDRAERIEGVRRLLGIPPLDNLPVPEVRQGEQRRTGGMRVHDLTLHPEPGIVLPACLYGPEGGQPAGRVVLYVHEAGREADAGAAGPIEALVRKGARVLAVEVRGTGLSQQVNQNKWGKIDQDWKDISIAYCLGRSYVGMRTQDVLAAAQWAAGQFGGEAVDLVAVGHVGVPALHAAALRPDLFASVTLRGTLASWASVLERRVTINQYGNVVQGALLEYDLPDLAGTLGRKLTIEDPRDATGQPVKA, encoded by the coding sequence ATGGAGTCCACTGCGCCCGCCGGCCGGGCCGATCATGACATGATGCACCGCTACCTGTTGAGCCTCGTCGACCGTGCCGCCGAACGGTGGCAGGCCGAGTACGAGGCCCGCACGGAGCCCGAGCAGATCGCCGCCTACCAGGCCGACGCGCGCCGGCGCCTGCTGGAGGTGCTGGGCGGGCTGCCGGAGCGCACGCCGCTGAACGCCCGCACGACCGGCACCATCCGGCGCGAGGGCTACACGGTCGAGAAGGTCATCCTGGAGAGCCAGCCGGGGTTCGGCGTCACGGGGCTGCTGTTCCTGCCCGACCCGAACCGCTTTCCCCCGCCCTACCCGGGCGTGGTCGAGCCGGTGGGCCACACGGGCAACGGCAAGGCGCACGGGGAGTATCAGTCGATGGGCGCCCTGTTGGCGCTCAACGGCATGGTCGCGCTCGTCTACGACGCGATCGACGAATCGGAACGCGTGCAGTACCGCGGCGAGCGCGGCGACTACGACTTCGACATGTGGGGCAGCCACCTGCACGGCACCTACGGGCACCAGATGGTCGGCATCGGCAGCATCCTGCTGGGCCGCAACACGGCGCGGCTTGAGATATGGGACACGATGCGGTGCATCGACTATCTGCAGTCGCGTCCCGAGGTGAACCCGGATCGCATCGGCTGCACGGGCAACAGCGGCGGCGGCATCGTCACCGCCTACGTGGTCGCGCTGGACGACCGGGTGGGCGCGGCCGCACCGAGCTGCTACGGCAACGCCCTGCCGACGCTGCTGAAGACCCTCGGCCCGCAGGACGCCGAGCACCACACCTATGCCTCGCTGGCGGATGCGCCGCAGGCGACTGACCTGCTGATGATGCGGGCGCCGGTGCCGATCCTGCTCTGCGCGGGAACGAAGGACTTCTTCCACGTCGACGGCTCCTGGTGGTCCTTCCGCTGCGCCAAGCGCCTCTACACCCGCCTGGGGTTCGCCGAACGGATGGACATCCTGGAGAACGACGCGCCGCACAACTACAACCGGACGCAGCGCGAGGGCATCGCCCGCTGGATGGCGCGCTGGCTGCAGGGCGAGGACCGCGTGATCCGGGAGCCCGAACTGGCGCTTCTGACCGACGACGAGGCCCGCTGCACACCCACCGGGCAGGTGATGGATCTGCCGGGCGCCCGCTCCGCCTACGACCTGAACGACGAATATGAGCGCGAACTGGCCGCCCGCCGCGTGCAGGCGTGGGCCGGCCCCGACCGGGCCGAACGGATCGAAGGCGTCCGCCGGCTGCTCGGGATACCGCCGCTCGACAACCTGCCCGTGCCCGAGGTCCGCCAGGGCGAGCAACGCCGCACCGGCGGCATGCGCGTGCACGATCTCACTCTGCACCCCGAGCCCGGCATCGTGCTGCCGGCCTGCCTGTACGGCCCCGAGGGCGGCCAACCGGCCGGTCGCGTGGTGCTGTACGTGCACGAAGCCGGCCGTGAGGCCGATGCCGGTGCCGCAGGCCCGATCGAGGCGCTCGTGCGCAAGGGCGCACGCGTGCTGGCGGTCGAGGTGCGCGGCACGGGCCTGAGCCAGCAGGTGAACCAGAACAAGTGGGGCAAGATCGACCAGGACTGGAAGGACATATCGATCGCCTACTGCCTGGGCCGCTCCTACGTGGGCATGCGGACGCAGGACGTGCTGGCGGCCGCGCAGTGGGCGGCCGGACAGTTCGGCGGCGAGGCCGTGGACCTGGTGGCGGTCGGCCACGTGGGCGTGCCGGCGCTGCACGCGGCGGCGTTGAGGCCCGACCTGTTCGCGTCCGTGACGCTGCGCGGGACGCTGGCATCCTGGGCAAGCGTGCTCGAGCGGCGCGTGACGATCAACCAGTACGGCAACGTGGTGCAGGGAGCGCTGCTCGAATACGACCTGCCGGACCTGGCCGGCACGCTGGGCCGGAAGCTCACGATCGAGGACCCGCGCGACGCCACGGGGCAGCCGGTCAAGGCGTAA
- the lysA gene encoding diaminopimelate decarboxylase — MADAGWFHYRDGALHCEDVAVAELAEQWGTPLYVYSRAGLVERYRAIRDAFAARNALVCFSVKSCPNLSILSLLAAEGSGFDVVSGGELRRVLAAGGVPERIVFAGVGKTEEEIEFALRRGILMFNVESRAELEVIEAVGRRVGRPAPVAIRVNPDVDARAHEKTTTGKKGTKFGIDSDAVEDLVREAAGRPGLAVRGVHVHLGSPIMGPEPYVRALDRLLPLIERLRAVGAPVDSLNLGGGFCISYTGEETARPREYAEAVDSRLEKSRCPVIIIEPGRYVAGSCAVLLTRVIYRKETRAGKRFLICDAAMNDLVRPTLYDAFHRIWPVRSAEGMPAVLRADDAPGGLTSEVVDVVGPVCETGDFLARARALPRLEGGDLLAVFDVGAYGFAMSSNYNARPRAAEVLVGGSQARPIRRRETFDDMVGPEREYLR, encoded by the coding sequence GTGGCGGATGCAGGGTGGTTCCATTATCGGGACGGCGCGCTTCACTGCGAGGATGTGGCCGTTGCGGAGCTGGCCGAGCAGTGGGGGACGCCCCTGTACGTCTACAGCCGCGCGGGCCTGGTGGAGCGCTATCGGGCCATTCGCGACGCGTTCGCCGCCCGCAACGCCCTCGTGTGCTTCTCCGTGAAGTCCTGCCCGAACCTGTCGATCCTGAGCCTTCTGGCCGCCGAAGGCAGCGGATTTGACGTCGTCAGTGGGGGCGAGCTGCGGCGGGTGCTGGCGGCCGGAGGGGTGCCCGAGCGGATCGTCTTCGCCGGGGTGGGCAAGACGGAGGAGGAGATCGAGTTCGCTCTCCGGCGGGGCATCCTGATGTTCAACGTGGAGTCGCGGGCCGAGCTGGAGGTGATCGAGGCGGTCGGCCGGCGGGTCGGGCGGCCTGCGCCGGTGGCCATCCGCGTCAACCCGGACGTGGACGCCCGGGCGCACGAGAAGACGACCACTGGCAAGAAGGGTACGAAGTTCGGTATAGATAGTGATGCCGTTGAGGACCTGGTGCGGGAGGCGGCCGGTCGGCCGGGCCTGGCCGTCCGGGGCGTGCACGTGCACCTTGGCTCGCCGATCATGGGGCCGGAGCCGTATGTGCGTGCTCTGGACAGGCTTCTGCCGCTGATCGAGCGCCTGCGCGCGGTCGGCGCGCCCGTCGACAGCCTGAACCTGGGCGGCGGGTTCTGCATCTCCTACACCGGCGAGGAAACCGCCCGGCCGCGCGAATACGCGGAGGCGGTCGATTCTCGGCTTGAAAAATCGCGTTGTCCGGTTATCATCATTGAGCCTGGACGGTACGTAGCTGGTAGCTGCGCCGTGCTGCTGACCCGCGTCATCTACCGGAAGGAGACACGCGCCGGCAAACGGTTCCTGATCTGCGATGCCGCGATGAACGACCTGGTTCGGCCGACGCTCTACGATGCGTTCCATCGAATCTGGCCTGTGCGCAGCGCGGAGGGGATGCCGGCGGTTCTGAGGGCGGACGATGCGCCGGGCGGCTTGACATCCGAAGTCGTGGACGTGGTCGGGCCCGTGTGCGAGACAGGCGACTTCCTGGCGCGGGCCAGGGCGTTGCCTCGCCTGGAGGGCGGCGACCTGCTGGCCGTCTTCGACGTGGGCGCATACGGCTTCGCCATGAGTTCGAACTACAATGCGCGGCCGCGGGCGGCCGAGGTACTGGTCGGCGGCTCGCAGGCGCGCCCGATCCGTCGCCGGGAGACGTTTGACGACATGGTTGGCCCGGAACGCGAGTACCTGCGCTGA
- the sulP gene encoding sulfate permease yields MGTLLPGVGHLRGYRVRDLRGDLSAGAVVAVMLVPQGMAYAVLAGLPPVMGLYASTVPLLVYALFGSSRHLAVGPVAIVSLLLAARCARLAAPGSEEYIGIVLTTALLVGLLQFLMGVLRLGVLTCFISHAVMSGFTSAAAITILLSQVKHVLGVPLEHDHAVLPLLGELVPRIGDSHLLTLAVGAACIGALAMLKRTARRLPAALFVVVGATAATFALRLDRAGLAIVGDLPAGLPSLSVPAVDPGQAAALLTTAMTVLFVGFVESSAVAQMVAAREGYDLDLNQELRALGLANVAASLFGGYPVSGGFSRTAVNHAAGARTTLASVVSAGLVLLTLLFLTPLFHYLPRAALGAVVIVAVAPLIDLKHGLYLFRLRPADGLVLLVTFLATLLAGVQTGVLSGVALSLALFIRRSAHPHMAELGYLPTEGVFRNVRRYPSARRFPGALILRIDASLYFANQAFVERHIRRRLAEEDGVRFVILDMAGVNDMDAVAVDALETLMRDYQEQGIRFLFAEAKGPVRDLLSRAGWPERYGPEAMPHSIEHALRTAGVDAHSPPARTHTRTGTDAHGPQSPRGMPS; encoded by the coding sequence ATCGGCACGCTCCTGCCGGGCGTCGGGCACCTGCGGGGCTACCGTGTGCGCGACCTGCGCGGCGACCTGTCCGCAGGCGCGGTCGTGGCCGTGATGCTGGTGCCCCAGGGCATGGCCTACGCCGTGCTGGCCGGGCTGCCGCCCGTCATGGGCCTGTATGCCTCCACGGTCCCCCTGCTGGTCTATGCCCTGTTCGGCAGTTCGCGGCACCTGGCCGTCGGCCCGGTCGCCATCGTGTCCCTGCTGCTGGCGGCACGCTGCGCCCGGCTGGCCGCCCCGGGCAGCGAGGAGTACATCGGCATCGTGCTGACCACGGCCCTGCTCGTCGGGCTGCTCCAGTTCCTGATGGGCGTGCTGAGGCTGGGCGTGCTCACGTGCTTCATCTCGCACGCCGTCATGAGCGGCTTCACCTCGGCGGCCGCCATCACGATCCTGCTCAGCCAGGTCAAGCACGTCCTGGGCGTCCCCCTCGAGCATGACCACGCGGTGCTGCCGCTGCTGGGCGAACTCGTGCCGCGCATCGGCGACTCGCACCTTCTGACGCTGGCGGTGGGCGCGGCCTGCATCGGGGCCCTGGCCATGCTGAAGCGCACGGCCCGGCGGCTGCCCGCCGCGCTGTTCGTGGTCGTCGGCGCCACGGCGGCGACCTTCGCCCTGCGGCTGGACCGCGCCGGGCTGGCGATCGTCGGCGATCTGCCGGCCGGGCTGCCCTCGCTGTCCGTGCCGGCCGTGGATCCGGGGCAAGCCGCCGCCCTGCTCACCACGGCGATGACCGTCCTGTTCGTCGGGTTCGTGGAGTCCAGCGCGGTCGCCCAGATGGTGGCCGCCAGGGAGGGCTACGATCTGGACCTCAACCAGGAGCTGCGCGCGCTCGGGCTGGCCAACGTGGCCGCCTCGCTGTTCGGCGGCTACCCGGTCAGCGGCGGCTTCAGCCGCACGGCCGTCAACCACGCGGCCGGCGCGCGCACGACCCTGGCCTCGGTCGTCAGCGCCGGGCTGGTGCTGCTGACGCTGCTGTTCCTGACGCCGCTCTTCCACTACCTGCCCAGGGCGGCGCTGGGCGCCGTCGTCATCGTGGCCGTGGCCCCCCTGATCGACCTGAAGCACGGCCTGTACCTGTTCCGCCTGCGCCCGGCCGACGGCCTGGTGCTGCTGGTCACGTTCCTGGCCACGCTCCTGGCCGGCGTGCAGACGGGCGTCCTGTCCGGAGTGGCGCTCTCGCTGGCGCTGTTCATCCGGCGCAGCGCCCATCCGCACATGGCGGAACTCGGCTACCTGCCCACGGAGGGCGTGTTCCGCAACGTCCGGCGCTACCCTTCGGCCCGCCGCTTCCCCGGGGCGCTGATCCTCCGTATCGACGCCTCGCTCTACTTCGCCAACCAGGCGTTCGTCGAGCGGCACATCCGCCGGCGTCTCGCCGAAGAGGACGGCGTTCGGTTCGTCATCCTGGACATGGCCGGCGTCAACGACATGGACGCCGTGGCGGTGGACGCCCTGGAGACGCTGATGCGGGACTACCAGGAGCAGGGCATCCGGTTCCTGTTCGCCGAGGCGAAGGGCCCCGTGCGGGACCTGCTCTCACGGGCGGGCTGGCCGGAGCGCTACGGCCCCGAGGCGATGCCGCACTCGATCGAGCACGCCCTCCGCACCGCCGGCGTCGACGCGCACTCCCCGCCGGCGCGCACGCACACACGGACGGGCACGGACGCACACGGGCCACAGAGCCCGCGCGGCATGCCATCCTGA